From Cannabis sativa cultivar Pink pepper isolate KNU-18-1 chromosome 8, ASM2916894v1, whole genome shotgun sequence, a single genomic window includes:
- the LOC115701186 gene encoding uncharacterized protein LOC115701186, with protein MQDQSSEQPFCPSFNSYSSDRLVHIAAKVSREFADLGLESSDGGSEHDNRHHNVDDEDFEFVSFSTAGDEVLFNGPIGPVFPVFNRDLLSAYYDDRRRDRLGDGDGDEIPGPPSCSSSEADELDGIPSGTYCVWTPKGAPPTPGRCRKSKSTGSSSKRWSFRELLRRCNSDGKESSFVFLTPSSSSKQKVEEKIGHEKITSVASAVNRDGRSSGSGSSNEKGKISTAVKSKGATLAVGKAVGNNKMIAAHEVFYVRNRELNRNAEKRRSFLPYRQDLVGFFANVNTMGRSFPPF; from the coding sequence ATGCAGGACCAGAGCTCAGAACAACCCTTTTGTCCCAGCTTTAACAGCTACTCCTCTGATAGACTCGTCCATATAGCCGCCAAAGTCTCACGAGAATTCGCTGATTTAGGCCTCGAAAGCTCCGACGGCGGCAGCGAACACGACAACCGCCACCACAACGTCGATGATGAAGATTTCGAGTTCGTCTCCTTCAGTACAGCCGGAGATGAGGTATTATTCAACGGTCCTATTGGTCCTGTATTTCCGGTTTTTAATCGCGATCTTTTATCCGCCTATTACGATGACCGACGGCGAGATCGATTAGGCGACGGTGACGGAGACGAAATTCCTGGTCCTCCGTCGTGTTCGTCTTCTGAGGCTGACGAATTAGACGGAATTCCTTCGGGAACGTACTGTGTCTGGACTCCCAAGGGAGCTCCGCCGACTCCAGGGAGATGCAGAAAGAGCAAATCTACCGGATCTTCATCGAAGCGGTGGAGTTTCAGAGAATTGCTTCGTCGATGTAATAGCGACGGTAAGGAATCTTCGTTTGTGTTCTTAACTCCGTCATCGAGCTCGAAACAGAAGGTTGAAGAGAAAATTGGTCATGAGAAGATAACGTCCGTTGCTTCCGCCGTTAATAGAGACGGAAGAAGCTCGGGTAGCGGCAGTAGTAATGAAAAGGGTAAGATTAGCACGGCCGTGAAATCGAAGGGTGCGACGTTGGCGGTGGGGAAGGCAGTGGGGAACAATAAGATGATAGCGGCTCATGAGGTGTTTTATGTGAGAAACAGAGAATTGAATCGAAACGCAGAGAAAAGAAGGTCGTTTCTTCCGTACAGGCAAGACTTGGTTGGTTTCTTTGCTAATGTCAATACTATGGGAAGAAGTTTCCCTCCTTTCTGA
- the LOC115699111 gene encoding probable phospholipid-transporting ATPase 8, translating into MVEGRRRKRIHFSKLYSFSCIRSSSGDSHDQIGQRGYSRVVHCNDPDNPEVIQMRYRGNYVSTTKYTVINFLPKSLFEQFRRVANIYFLIVACVSFSPLAPYSAISVLGPLMLVIGVTVIKEAVEDWRRRKQDIESNNRKVKVYKNYAFHETRWKKLRVGDIVKVHKDQYFPADLLLLSSSYEDGICYVETMNLDGETNLKLKHSLEVTSNLHDEKSFKDFTSAVIKCEDPNENLYSFVGTLHYDGRQHPLSLEQILLRDSKLKNTDYVFGAVIFTGHDTKVMQNATDPPSKRSKIERRMDKIIYILFSSLIFISFVGSVFFGVETEKDLKDGKYIRWYLRPDNTLVFYDPKRPLLASFLHFLTALMLYGYLIPISLYVSIEIVKVLQSVFINHDRDMFDEETDRRAHARTSNLNEELGQVDTILSDKTGTLTCNSMEFVKCSIAGTTYGRGMTEVEVALASRRRGGLPETNDMISDNPSHNDDVAGTEQSIKGFNFRDERIMNGMWVNEPHSDVIQKFFRVLAICHTAIPDGDKESGDISYEAESPDEAAFVIAARELGFEFFDRSQTSIHVHELDYKSGKKVDRVYELLQVLEFSSARKRMSVIVRNMENQYLLLCKGADNVMFERLAENGREFEAQTKDHINKYAEAGLRTLVIAFRELDEEVYINWEEKFRKAKTSVSEDRNVLVDAAADEIERNLILLGATAVEDKLQKGVPECINKLHLAGIKIWVLTGDKMETAINIGYACSLLRQDMKQIVITLDSPDIIAIEKQGDKEAVAEASMDSIKKQIVDGILQIRSAKESCNSITFGLIIDGRSLEYSLNKNVEKSFFELAINCASVICCRSTPKQKALVTRLVKMETGKTTLSVGDGANDVGMLQEADIGVGISGVEGMQAVMASDFSIAQFRFLERLLLVHGHWCYRRISMMICYFFYKNITFGFTLFWFEAYASFSGQSAYNDWYMSFYNVFFTSLPVIALGVFDQDVSARLCLKYPILYQEGIQNILFSWLRIIGWMVNGVVSSIIIFFFTTNSTIYQAFRKDGQVVDFEVLGVTMYTCIVWAVNCQMALAINYFTWIQHFFIWGSITFWYVFLVIYGSLPPIASSTSYKVLVEACAPSALYWLVTLFVVVCTLLPYFSFRAFQARFQPMYHDMIQQKLFESPQTENLDDLSLPVRDKVKQLRQKMKRREPLAMN; encoded by the exons ATGGTGGAAGGAAGGAGGAGGAAGAGGATACATTTTAGTAAGCTTTACTCGTTTTCTTGTATTCGATCGTCGTCGGGAGACAGTCATGATCAAATTGGGCAAAGAGGGTACTCAAGGGTTGTGCATTGTAATGATCCTGACAATCCCGAGGTCATTCAGATGAGATATAGAGGAAATTATGTCTCAACAACCAAATACACTGTGATCAATTTTCTTCCCAAGTCCTTATTTGAGCAGTTTAGGAGAGTAGCGAATATATACTTTCTTATTGTAGCTTGTGTTTCATTTAGTCCGTTAGCACCATATTCAGCAATCAGTGTTCTTGGTCCGTTGATGTTAGTGATTGGAGTTACCGTGATCAAAGAAGCTGTGGAAGATTGGAGGCGAAGAAAACAA GATATAGAGTCAAATAACCGAAAGGTGAAAGTGTATAAGAATTATGCCTTCCACGAGACTAGATGGAAGAAACTTCGAGTTGGTGACATTGTGAAGGTGCATAAAGATCAGTACTTTCCTGCTGATCTGCTTTTGCTTTCATCAAGCTATGAAGATGGAATTTGCTATGTTGAAACTATGAACCTTGATGGAGAAACTAATTTGAAGTTAAAGCATTCTTTGGAGGTGACATCCAATCTCCACGATGAAAAATCATTCAAAGACTTCACATCAGCAGTAATCAAGTGTGAGGATCCCAATGAGAACCTTTATTCGTTTGTTGGAACGCTGCACTATGATGGTAGACAACATCCACTATCCTTGGAACAGATTCTCTTAAGAGATTCAAAGCTTAAAAACACCGATTACGTTTTTGGTGCTGTCATTTTTACTGGGCATGATACAAAAGTGATGCAAAATGCAACTGATCCTCCTTCCAAGAGAAGTAAAATTGAGAGGAGAATGGATAAGATCATCTACATTCTCTTCAGTTCTcttatttttatctcttttgTTGGATCAGTGTTTTTTGGTGTTGAAACTGAAAAAGATCTTAAAGATGGAAAGTATATTAGGTGGTATCTCCGTCCAGATAATACTCTTGTGTTCTACGACCCCAAAAGACCATTGCTTGCTTCCTTTCTACATTTCTTGACGGCTCTTATGTTGTATGGATATTTGATACCAATATCACTGTATGTTTCCATTGAGATTGTGAAGGTGTTACAGAGTGTTTTCATTAATCATGATCGAGACATGTTTGATGAAGAAACAGATAGGCGAGCTCATGCTCGCACATCAAATTTAAATGAGGAACTTGGTCAGGTTGATACTATACTTTCTGATAAAACTGGTACATTGACATGCAATTCAATGGAGTTTGTGAAATGTTCAATAGCTGGCACTACATATGGTCGTGGTATGACAGAAGTGGAGGTAGCACTGGCATCCAGGAGAAGGGGTGGACTGCCTGAAACTAATGATATGATATCTGATAATCCAAGTCATAACGATGATGTTGCAGGCACTGAACAATCAATCAAGGGTTTCAATTTTAGAGATGAGCGGATAATGAATGGGATGTGGGTTAATGAACCTCATTCTGATGTCATACAGAAGTTCTTTCGGGTTCTAGCAATCTGTCACACAGCCATTCCCGATGGAGATAAAGAATCAGGAGACATTTCTTACGAGGCCGAGTCACCAGATGAGGCAGCTTTTGTCATTGCTGCAAGGGAGCTTGGCTTTGAGTTTTTTGACAGGTCACAGACAAGCATACATGTGCATGAGTTGGACTATAAGAGTGGAAAAAAGGTTGACAG AGTATACGAGCTACTTCAAGTCTTGGAGTTCAGTAGTGCCCGTAAGAGAATGTCAGTGATTGTAAGAAACATGGAAAATCAGTATCTTCTTCTTTGCAAGGGTGCTGACAA TGTAATGTTTGAAAGGCTTGCGGAGAATGGGAGAGAGTTTGAGGCTCAAACCAAGGATCATATTAATAAGTACGCTGAAGCGGGTCTGAGAACCTTGGTGATTGCATTTCGTGAGCTTGATGAAGAAGTATATATAAATTGGGAAGAAAAGTTTAGAAAGGCCAAAACTTCTGTCTCTGAAGATCGCAATGTATTGGTTGATGCAGCTGCTGATGAGATCGAAAGAAATTTGATTCTTCTTGGAGCCACAGCTGTTGAGGACAAACTGCAAAAGGGG GTTCCTGAGTGTATTAATAAGCTTCACCTGGCTGGAATTAAGATATGGGTATTAACAGGTGATAAAATGGAGACAGCAATTAACATAGG GTATGCATGTAGCTTACTAAGACAAGATATGAAGCAAATTGTCATTACACTTGATTCACCAGATATTATTGCAATAGAGAAACAAGGGGATAAAGAGGCCGTTGCAGAG GCTTCTATGGACAGCATAAAGAAACAAATTGTAGATGGAATTTTACAAATTCGTTCTGCTAAAGAGAGTTGCAACTCTATCACATTTGGCTTAATAATTGATGGAAGGTCCTTGGAATATTCACTCAACAAGAATGTTGAGAAGTCATTTTTTGAGCTTGCTATCAATTGTGCTTCAGTCATATGCTGTCGCTCTACACCCAAGCAAAAGGCTCTT GTTACAAGACTGGTTAAAATGGAAACAGGTAAAACAACACTATCAGTTGGTGACGGGGCGAATGATGTTGGTATGCTTCAAGAGGCTGATATTGGAGTTGGCATAAGTGGTGTTGAAGGAATGCAG GCAGTGATGGCAAGTGATTTTTCAATAGCTCAGTTCCGATTTTTAGAGCGTCTTTTGCTGGTACACGGGCATTGGTGCTATAGGCGCATATCTATGATG ATATGCTACTTCTTTTACAAGAACATAACATTTGGATTTACTCTATTTTGGTTTGAGGCCTATGCTTCATTCTCTGGTCAATCTGCTTACAATGATTGGTACATGTCATTTTACAACGTCTTCTTCACTTCGCTTCCTGTAATTGCTCTTGGTGTCTTTGACCAGGACGTTTCTGCAAGACTCTGCCTTAAG TACCCAATTTTATATCAAGAGGGGATACAGAACATCCTCTTCAGCTGGCTCCGGATAATTGGTTGGATGGTCAATGGAGTTGTCAGCTCTATAATCATCTTCTTTTTCACCACCAACTCCACCATTTATCAGGCTTTTCGGAAAGATGGTCAGGTTGTTGACTTTGAAGTCCTCGGAGTCACAATGTATACATGCATAGTGTGGGCCGTGAATTGTCAAATGGCACTTGCTATAAACTACTTCACATGGATCCAACATTTCTTCATTTGGGGAAGCATCACATTTTGGTATGTGTTCTTAGTAATATACGGTTCTCTCCCACCGATTGCGTCTTCAACATCATACAAGGTTCTTGTTGAAGCATGCGCTCCTAGTGCCCTGTATTGGCTAGTTACCCTTTTCGTAGTGGTTTGCACTCTGCTACCTTACTTTTCATTCAGGGCTTTTCAGGCGAGGTTTCAACCGATGTACCACGATATGATACAACAGAAATTATTCGAATCCCCCCAGACAGAGAATCTGGATGACTTGTCTCTGCCAGTGAGGGACAAGGTAAAGCAACTGAGGCAAAAAATGAAACGTAGGGAGCCATTAGCCATGAATTAG